The Panulirus ornatus isolate Po-2019 chromosome 32, ASM3632096v1, whole genome shotgun sequence genome includes a window with the following:
- the holn1 gene encoding CD2 antigen cytoplasmic tail-binding protein 2 homolog → MSSFSPLGKMSRKRVSGPYSYDDDEDYVPGKDVKYSAMEDMIPPKKKKHTLDSDEDEDDNEDEEHEAGGKKYDVLKDEDIDGQEEGTVDFEGETQITPFNMKEELEDGHFDGDGFYHFKKESDQIRDAWLDDIDWVKVKRREGNEKKYGSDTESDAGSDKDDLTVRTPNEGNIKIYTEILGFLKNGETVAKALKRLGGNKKISSTQRWKMKKAGNLGNDSGGNNMSDFLRLTELSSKIVESGNMDVYQETYEMINLKVERSKVAAMDMFADEDEVKKETKSEEKSSLLSQEHQALDSVAKVCWELRWEDKDDAEVHGPFTNEKMLQWQESGFFKKGAYVRKTTERGQSWYSTRRIDFELYA, encoded by the exons ATGTCAAGGAAAAGAGTGTCAGGCCCTtacagttatgatgatgatgaagattatgTGCCAGGCAAGGATGTTAAGTACTCAGCGATGGAGGATATGATTCCtccaaaaaagaagaaacataccTTAGACtctgatgaagatgaggatgataatgaagaCGAGGAGCATGAAGCTGGTGGCAAGAAGTATGATGTGCTGAAGGATGAAGATATTGATG GTCAGGAAGAAGGCACAGTAGACTTTGAGGGTGAGACACAGATAACACCATTTAACATGAAAGAAGAATTAGAAGATGGCCACTTTGATGGGGATGGATTTTACCATTTTAAGAAGGAAAGTGACCAAATACGAGATGCCTGGCTTGATGACATCGACTGGGTTAAG GTCAAGCGTCGTGAAGGTAATGAAAAGAAGTATGGATCCGATACCGAAAGTGATGCAGGCAGTGACAAAGATGACTTGACAGTTAGAACACCAAATGAAGGCAACATCAAAATATACACAGAAATCCTTGGCTTTTTGAAGAATGGAGAAACAGTAGCCAAGGCTTTGAAG AGGCTTGGTGGTAACAAGAAAATTTCTTCAACACAAAGATGGAAGATGAAAAAAGCTGGGAACCTTGGAAATGACAGTGGTGGCAACAACATGTCAGACTTCTTGAGACTTACAGAATTGTCCAGTAAAATAGTTGAGTCAGGCAATATGGATGTCTATcaggaaacatatgaaatgaTTAACTTAAAG GTGGAGAGATCCAAAGTTGCTGCAAtggatatgtttgctgatgaggacgaagtgaaaaaggaaacaaaaagtgaagaaaaatccAGCTTATTGTCTCAAGAGCACCAAGCACTGGACTCAGTTG CAAAAGTATGTTGGGAACTCCGCTGGGAAGACAAAGATGATGCTGAGGTACATGGGCCTTTCACTAATGAGAAGATGTTGCAGTGGCAGGAATCTGGATTCTTCAAAAAGGGTGCCTATGTGAGGAAAACTACTGAACGTGGACAGTCTTGGTATTCCACAAGACGTATTGATTTTGAACTGTATGCATAA